The region CCCCTTTATACTCACAAAGCTTTCTGAGTATCACCCCTATATCCGCCTTAATTTTGCCGTAGATGACCTGCCTTCTGTATTTTGGAGCGAAAACTATGTGGTATTTACAGCGCCATTTGCTGTGTGATAGACTTTGAGTATCCATTTTCGATGCGCCTCCTTTGTTATTTATGCGGTCGGCAAACCTGCATATATTTTAACAAAGGAGGCTTTTCTTTCCTCCGCATAGCTATAAGCTTTTTGATACCACCTGCTTAGCAGGTGGTTGCCGCTTACGCAGTCACGGAGCCACCCGTTAAACGGGTGGCTTGGGTTAGCCCTGAAAGGGCATGATACTAGCTGAGTCTCAAGACTCACTGAAAGTTTGCCAACCGCATAGCGTTCTCAGTCAGCCCCTTAAGGGGCTGGCTTTTTTATGACCTTTTTACCGGTTCACCCGTGAACGGGTCAATCAATTCTTTAAGGCTCAGTTGGTCGGCAACTATATCCTCTTGCAATTGCTCCCTGATATACTTCTCAATCGCCTCTTTATTTCGCCCTACTGTATCTACAAAGTATCCCCGACACCAAATTTGTCGATTACCATACTTGTATTTCAAGTTCGCATGCCTATCGAATATCATAAGCGAGCTTTTGCCCTTTAAGTACCCCACGAAATACGCTACACTGATTTTGGGCGGTATGCTTACTAGCATATGGATGTGGTCCGGGCATGCATTGGCTTCGAGTATTTCTACCCCTTTATACTCACAAAGCTTTCTGAGTATCACCCCTATATCCGCCTTAATTTTGCCGTAGATGACCTGCCTTCTGTATTTTGGAGCGAAAACTATGTGGTATTTACAGCGCCATTTGCTGTGTGATAGACTTTGAGTATCCATTTTCGATGCGCCTCCTTTGTTATTTATGCGGTCGGCAAACCTGCATATATTTTAACAAAGGAGGCTTTTCTTTCCTCCGCATAGCTATAAGCTTTTTGATACCACCTGCTTAGCAGGTGGTTGCCGCTTACGCAACGGCGAAAAAGGTACTTAGATGCCTCTAAGTACCTTTTTCGTTATATTTCGCGCATTTCCTTCCTAATCAGCTTTTTTTGCTGAAAGTAAGCTGGCCGTTATCGTCGGCGTCCACCACGACAGTGTCGCCGGCAGCCGCCTCACGTTTCAGCATCATTTCGGCGATGGCATCCTCGACCATCTTCTGGATGGCCCGGCGCAACGGGCGTGCCCCGTAGGCGTAGTCCTTGCCCTCGGCCAACAGGCGTGTCTTGGCCCTGTCGCCCACCTCCAGGCCGAGATCGTTGTCCTTGAGCCGCTTGGCCACGCTCCGCAGCATGATGTCCACGACCTCTTTCAGTTCTTCATCGCTAAGGCTGCTGAAGACGATGATTTCGTCGACCCTGTTGAGGAATTCCGGCCGGAAGGTGCGCCGCACCTCCTCCATGACCCGGCTCTTGGCCGCTTCCTTGCCCTCGCCGGTACCGGCCAGGAAGCCCACCGTGCCGCTGTCCTTGAGATGCTTGGCCCCGGCGTTCGAGGTCATGATAATAACGGTGTTCTTGAAATCGACCACACGGCCGTGGCTGTCGGTCAACCGCCCGTCCTCGAGGATCTGCAGGAGGATGTTGAAAACATCGTAATGGGCTTTCTCGATCTCGTCGAAGAGGATGACCGAGAAGGGCTTGCGGCGAACCGCGTCGGTAAGCTGGCCGCCCTCGTCGTAGCCTACGTAGCCGGGGGGCGCGCCCACAAGGCGGGCGACGGTGTGCTTCTCCATGTACTCCGACATATCCATGCGGATCATGGCGTTCTCGTCGCCGAACAGCGCCTCGGCCAACGCCCTCGCCAGCTCGGTCTTGCCGACGCCGGTCGGCCCGAGGAAGATAAAGGAACCGATCGGCCGTTTGGGGTCCTTGAGCCCCGAGCGGGCGCGCCTTACCGCGCGGGCCACGGCCTCGACGGCTTCGTGCTGGCCGACGACCCGCTGGTGGAGAACCTCCTCCAGCTTCAGCAGGCGCTCGCTCTCCTCCTCAGCCAGCTTCTTGACCGGGATGCCCGTCCAGCTTGCCACCACCTGGGCGATATCCTCGCCGGTCACGGTGATGCGTTCGCCGCCGGCCTGCTTCCACTCCTTCTGCTTGTTCTCCAGCTCCTCCTGGATCTTCTTCTCTTCGTCGCGCAGGCTGGCCGCCCGCTCGTACTCCTGGGCGGCGATGGCCGCCTCCTTTTCGGTGCGGGTCTTCGCCAGCCGCTGCTCGATCTCCTTGACATCGGCCGGCGGCACGTATGCCTTCAGCCTCACGCGCGAAGACGCCTCGTCCATAAGGTCGATGGCCTTGTCAGGCAGGAACCGGTCAGAGATATAGCGGTGCGAGAGCTTGACGGCCGCCTCGATGGCCTCATCGGTGATCTGGGCGCGATGGAAAGCCTCGTACTTGTCGCGCAGACCCTTGAGGATGGCGACAGCCTCCTCCTCGCTGGGCTCGCCCACCGTGATGGGCTGGAAACGTCGCTCCAGGGCGGCGTCCTTCTCGATATGCTTCTTGTACTCGTTGAGAGTGGTGGCGCCGATGGCCTGCAGCTCGCCGCGGGCCAGGGCGGGTTTGAGGATGTTGGCGGCGTCGATCGCGCCCTCGGCCGCCCCGGCGCCGATGAGGGTGTGCAGTTCATCGATAAACAGCACGACATTGCCGGCGCGGCGGATCTCGTCCATCACCTTTTTCAGGCGCTCCTCGAACTCACCCCTGTACTTGGTGCCGGCGACCATCGAGCCCATATTCAGCGAGATCACCCGCTTGTCGCGCAGCGTCTCCGGCACCTTGCCCTCGATTATCCGCTGGGCGAGGCCCTCGGCGATCGCCGTTTTGCCGACGCCGGGCTCGCCGATGAGCACCGGGTTGTTCTTGGTGCGGCGGCTCAGTATCTGGATAACCCGCTCGATCTCGTTCTCGCGGCCGATCACCGGGTCGATCTTGCCCTCGGCGGCCAGCTTGTTGATATCGCGACCAAACTCCTCCAACGTGGGCGTGCTCGTCTGCTGCTGCTTGCCACCGGCGGCCTTGGGCGCCGGACCGTGCTGGTGGGACTGGGGCGTAGGCCCTTGCAGGGCGTACCCGCCCAGCAGCTCGATCACCCGCTGGCGCAGCTGGTCGATGGCAATGCCCATGCCAGTGAGCACCTGGGCGGCCACCCCCTCGCCCTCGCGGACGAGGCCGAGCAGCAGATGCTCGGTGCCGATATAGTTATGCCCGAGGCTTTGCGCCTCCTCCACCGACAGCTCGATAACCTTCTTGGCCCTCGGCGTATAAGCGATCTCCCCGTTATGCTCCTCGCCGCGGCCGATGGTGCTTTCCACCTGGGCGCGAACGGTGTCTAGATTTATATTCAGCGTGCCGAGCGCCTTGGCGGCGACGCCCTCGCCTTCGGCGAGCAGCCCCAGCAGCAAATGTTCCGTGCCGATATAGTTGTGGCCAAGGCGGCCAGCCTCCTGCTGCGCGAGGGTCAGCACCTTGCGAGCGCGGTCGGTGAATCTGTTAAGCATCGGGTTTACCCTCCTTCAACTTCTCTCTTATCAATTGGGCCCGCAGCCGGTCGCGCTCGCCGGGGGAAATTTCCTCCCGGCCGGCTATCTTCTGCAGGAAATTAGGGCGGGTGGTTACGAGCAGTTCGTTGAATACCGCGGCCTCCACCCCGGTAATCAACTCAAGATCGATGCCCAGCCGCACCTCGCTCAGCAGGCTCATCGCCTCCTGGCCGGAAATGCTCCGGGCGTAGCAGAGAACGCCGTACGCCCGCCACACCCTGTCGGCGAGCGCATCCGCCGACTTCTTCGTCAGCGCTTCCCGCGCCACGCGCTCCTGCTGGACAACCTGCCTGGCGATCGTTTGCAAGTTGTCGATTATATCCTGCTCGCTGTGGCCAAGGGTTATCTGATTGGATATCTGGAAAATGTTGCCGATGGCCTCCGTGCCCTCGCCGTACAGGCCGCGCACCGCCAGGCCGAGCTGGGTGGCGGCGGCGACGATCCTGTTGATCTGGCTGGTGAGAACCAGCGCCGGCAGATGCAGCATCACCGACGCCCGCATGCCCGTGCCCGCGTTGGTCGGGCAGGCGGTAAGATAGCCTGCGCTCTCGTGGAACGCGAAGGTATGTTTGGCTTCCAGCAGATCGTCGACGCGGTTGGCCAGCGCGAACGCCTCCTGAAGGTTAAGCCCGGGCACCAGGCACTGGATTCTGAGGTGATCCTCCTCGTTGACCATGATGCTCACCGCCGCGTCGTCGCGCACGACGAGGGCGCGATGGCCGTCATCGTCCGCGTGATGCGGGCTGATGATGTGCTTCTCCACCAGCACGTTGCGCTCCAACTGCGGCAGTTTGTCCATTTCCACAAACATATATACATGCTTGTCGGCGGCGCCGAGATCGCCCACCGACTTGCGGATCTCACCGGCGACGGCGGCCAGCGTCTGGCCGTCGGCCCGCCCAGGGAAGGGCACATCCTCAAGATTGCGGGCCAGGCGGACGCGGCTGGAAAGGACGATATCCTCGTCAGGCCCCCCGCCCTTCATCCACGGGGACAGCGGTTTGTCCAGCAGATTCTCGATCGTCATCACTCTCACCCCTTCTCCGCGCTGATCCGCCCTTCGAGGGCCTTGATCTCGTCGCGCACCCTGGCGGCCTGCTCGTACTCCTCACGGCTTACGTGTCGGTCCAGGTCGCCTTTAAGCTGGCGCAGGCGCTGGCGAAGCGCCAGCTTGCCGCCGCCCCGGCGCGGCACCTTGCCTGTGTGGCAGCTGGTGCCGTGGATACGGCGCAGCAGCGGTTCGAGCCGGTCGCCGTAAACGGTGTAGCACTCGCCGCAGCCGATCTTGCCGCTGCGGCCAAAATCCCCGTAGGTCAGGCCGCAGCTAGGGCAGGCCGCCTCGCTCTTATGCTGGGGCAGCGCCGCGAAACTGCTGCCCATCATCCCCTTGAGAAAATCCTGGAAAGCGAAATTGACTTCGGTCGAAAAAGACAATTCGCCCGCCTTTTCGGCGCAGGAATCGCACAGATGCCTTTCGGTCTTCTGGTTGTTTACTATCTTGGTGATATGCACGCTGGCCGGTTTTTCCTTACAGTCGTCGCACAGCATTACCGATCCCTCCTCATTACTCGAAATCCGTCAGCCGCCTTAAGAGCGACCGCAGGATCCGGACCTTCTCGGCAGCGTCGAGCCGGTCCCCGGACGCCTGGAAAAAGTGCTGCATGATGCCTGCTTCCCTGTCGCTCAACATGCCGTACATCCTCAGCCGCTCGATGGTCCGTTCGAGCTCGTCGGCCCGCGCAACCTCACCCAATTGGCGGGCGGCGTCCTCATAAACGATCTGGCGCACCGGGATGCGGACGATACGGACGAACCCGCCCGAACCGCGCCGCGACTCGACGATAAACCCCCGCTCGACCGTAAAACGGGTGCTGAGCACATAACTGATCTGCGACGGGGCGCAATTAAGCTCGTCAGCCATTTCGTTGCGGCGGAGGACGGCGACTTGCTTCTCCTCGTCCGCCAGGCGGCTGAGGATAAAATTCTCGATAGCGTCTGCCAAATTTCCCATGTTGCCACCCCCCCTGTTTGATCAATAGGTTCTTGACATTTTGACTTTTAACTTTATTTTATCTGACTTTTTGACCTTTTGCAAGGGTCCAATGAAAAAAATAGCAACCCTGTCCGAAACCGGGCCGGGGCTGCTGAGCGATTGCTCAGGCGCCGGAATCGTGACTCCGGCGTTAACCAAGCAAATTCTGTCTACAAGACTTCCAATACCAAGAACTTGAGATAATTCGTCTCCGGCGCCGCCGGCAATATCGGGTGATCCTTCGCCTGTGTCCGGTACTCCACCTGGCGCACCGTCCTGCGGGCGTCGCGGGCGGCGTCGAGGACGATGGCGGCGAAGAAGTCGCGGTCCATGTGGTAGGAGCATGAGCAGGTCACGAGAAAGCCGCCCGGTCTGACAAGCTTGAGGCCGCGCAGGTTGATCTCCTTGTAGCCGCGGGCTGCGCCCTCGATGCCGCCGCGGTTCTTGGTGAAGGCCGGCGGGTCGAGAATGACGACGTCGTACTGCCGGCGCTCATCGGACAGGGCGCGCAGCACGTCGAAGGCGTTGGCCACCTGGAAATCGCAACGGCTCTCCATGCCGTTGAGGGCCGCGTTTTTAGCCGCCAGCTCAACGGCCGGCGCGGAGATGTCGACGGCGCTCACATGCTCGGCCCCGTACCGGAGGGCGTGCACGGCGAACGAACCGGTATGGCAAAAGCAGTCGAGGACGCGGGCGCCGGCCACAAAATCCTTCAGCACGGCGCGGTTCTCGCGCTGGTCGTAGAAAAAGCCGGTTTTCTGGCCGTTCTCAATGTCGGCGTAAAAGGGAATGCCGTTCTCGCGCACCTCGATCAGGGTCGGGAACTCGCCCCGCAGATAGCCCTTGCGCTGCTCCAGCCCCTCCAGCCCGCGCACCGGCACGTCGTTGCGCTCGTACACCCCGGCGGGGTTGAACATCTCCTCCAGGATGCCGACAATCATATCCTTATATATGTCGATGCCGAGGGCCAACGTCTGAATGACGAGGTACGGCCCGAACTTGTCCACGATCAGGGCGGGCAGGAAATCGGCCTCGCCGAACACCAGCCGGCAGTACTCCGGCTCGGCCACGAACCGCTGCCGCCACTGCCAGGCGGCGGCAAGGCGGCGCCTGAAAAACTCGCGATCGATCGGCTCCTGCTCGCGGCTCAGAAGGCGTACGATGATCTGCGAACGGGGGTTTATGTAGCCGCGGCCGATGAACCGCCGGCGGAAATTATACACGTCGACGATATCGCCGGGGGCGAAGTCGCCCTCCACGGTGTCGAGCTCGGTCTGGTAGACCCAGGGGTGGCCCGCCTCCACGCGGTGCTGCGCCCCTTTGCGCAGGATTATCTTGGCGGTCGCATCCATAGTCAGTTCCTCTCTCTTCGCTTTTTCCACCAGTGATATATGAGATAGGCTGCCGCAAGCCCCATCAACGTGCCGTTGACGAGCTTGAACTCGTGCGCGAAGAAGGACGGTTCCCAGTAGGAAACCGGGCTGTGCGCCGCCAGCAGCGACAGGGGATACAGGAAAAGGTTGGCGTGAGCGCCGTGGGTAAGGCCGTCGATGAGCAGGTGGGTGCCCCAGCCGACGACGAACGCCTGGGCCCGGCGGAAAGGCGGCAGCAGCGCCAGGGCGAAAGCCGCTCCCCAGAAGACCGCCGAATGACCGGCGAGATCGATATGCATCGCCCACGGGTATTGGGGCAGATAGGTCATGAAGGTCGTCGGCGAAAGGCGCAAGAGTTCGCGCCAGCCGAACTCGCCCCGCGTAAGCAGGACGGCCATCAGCAAAACGTATACGTAATCCGGCAGCATCGACCCGACGACAAAATGCCACACCTGGGGGTGCCGCCGGGAAAAGAAGTATATCCAGAAGCCGTGATGAAGAGTAAACATCCGCACCTCGCGCCCGTTTTCTCCCCTTATTGTGGCACGAGGCGCGGAAGGGTATGCTTGGAGCAACGTGGGACCTCTGTCCAAATACGTGCCTTACTTCGGCATACCCAAAATACTCTGGCCTACTTCACCAGCCCGGGCGCCCCGGCCAGCACGCGGCCGGCCTCGGCGACGATCGCCGCGATGATATCCTTGACCGGCTCGATCTTCTTGAGCGGCAGCAGGCTCTGCCCGGCCTGCACCATGCCGTTCTCGATGTCGCCCTCCACCGCCGCCAGGCGGTTGGTGCCGGCGGCCAGGCGGTTGAGCTCCTCTTCCGGGGTGCCGCTGCGCTCTAGGGCCAGGAACTTCTCGGTGAACTTGTTCTTGAGGCCGCGCACCCCATGGCCGATGGTCGCGCCGGTCACAACGGTGTCGGTATCGACCGACGCGATGAGCTTCTCCTTGAACTTCGGATGGACCGGGCACTCCTCGGCCACCATGAACCGCGTGCCGATCTGAACGCCGGCCGCGCCCATCACGAGCGCCGCCGCCAGCCCCCGCCCGTCGGCGAAGCCGCCGGCGGCGACGACGGGGATGGACACCAGCGGAATAACCTGCGTCATCAGCGCCATCGTCGTCAACACGCCGATATGGCCGCCCGCCTCCATGCCCTCGATGACGATCGCGTCTGCGCCGCTCGCCTCGACGCGCTTGGCCAGCCTGGCGTTGGGCACGATCGGCACTTTCTTGATCCCCGCCTGATCGAAAACCGGGAAATACGGCACCGAATTGCCGGCGCCGATGGTTACGAACGCCACCTTCTCTTCGCAGATAACCGCGATAACCTCGTCCTTCGTCGGCGACAACAGGGTCACATTAACGCCGAACGGCTTGTCGGTCAGTGACTTGGCCAGGCGGATCTGCTCCCGCACCCAGGCCCCCTCCCGCCCGCCGGTGGCGATTATGCCGGCTCCGCCGGCCGCGGACACCGCGGCGGCCATGCGCGCATCGGAAATCCAGGCCATGGCGCCCTGCAAAACGGGATACTCGATACCCAGTAAAGACGTCAACTTGGTCTGCATGTTCATTCTCCTTCACACAGCGATTATCGTTGCCTTCCATGGGAAGATTTTACTATGCCCCCGCCTTCCTTGCAAGATAGTATGCCACCCGGCCCCGGGCGAAAGTGCGGGGCGGAAAAATTTTTTGGGGATTTTAGAATTTACTCTTTACATTCATGTCCAAGAGACTTATAATGAAAAACTGTATAAAGCATATAATAATGGGAGAAAGACAGCAATTCCTCTTGGAGAATGGCGCTTTTCATCAAAAACTTCCGGGTTTTCGGCCGTTTTTGCGGAAAAGTT is a window of Selenomonadales bacterium 4137-cl DNA encoding:
- a CDS encoding protein arginine kinase, which codes for MTIENLLDKPLSPWMKGGGPDEDIVLSSRVRLARNLEDVPFPGRADGQTLAAVAGEIRKSVGDLGAADKHVYMFVEMDKLPQLERNVLVEKHIISPHHADDDGHRALVVRDDAAVSIMVNEEDHLRIQCLVPGLNLQEAFALANRVDDLLEAKHTFAFHESAGYLTACPTNAGTGMRASVMLHLPALVLTSQINRIVAAATQLGLAVRGLYGEGTEAIGNIFQISNQITLGHSEQDIIDNLQTIARQVVQQERVAREALTKKSADALADRVWRAYGVLCYARSISGQEAMSLLSEVRLGIDLELITGVEAAVFNELLVTTRPNFLQKIAGREEISPGERDRLRAQLIREKLKEGKPDA
- a CDS encoding nitronate monooxygenase, whose product is MQTKLTSLLGIEYPVLQGAMAWISDARMAAAVSAAGGAGIIATGGREGAWVREQIRLAKSLTDKPFGVNVTLLSPTKDEVIAVICEEKVAFVTIGAGNSVPYFPVFDQAGIKKVPIVPNARLAKRVEASGADAIVIEGMEAGGHIGVLTTMALMTQVIPLVSIPVVAAGGFADGRGLAAALVMGAAGVQIGTRFMVAEECPVHPKFKEKLIASVDTDTVVTGATIGHGVRGLKNKFTEKFLALERSGTPEEELNRLAAGTNRLAAVEGDIENGMVQAGQSLLPLKKIEPVKDIIAAIVAEAGRVLAGAPGLVK
- a CDS encoding class I SAM-dependent rRNA methyltransferase, with product MDATAKIILRKGAQHRVEAGHPWVYQTELDTVEGDFAPGDIVDVYNFRRRFIGRGYINPRSQIIVRLLSREQEPIDREFFRRRLAAAWQWRQRFVAEPEYCRLVFGEADFLPALIVDKFGPYLVIQTLALGIDIYKDMIVGILEEMFNPAGVYERNDVPVRGLEGLEQRKGYLRGEFPTLIEVRENGIPFYADIENGQKTGFFYDQRENRAVLKDFVAGARVLDCFCHTGSFAVHALRYGAEHVSAVDISAPAVELAAKNAALNGMESRCDFQVANAFDVLRALSDERRQYDVVILDPPAFTKNRGGIEGAARGYKEINLRGLKLVRPGGFLVTCSCSYHMDRDFFAAIVLDAARDARRTVRQVEYRTQAKDHPILPAAPETNYLKFLVLEVL
- a CDS encoding UvrB/UvrC motif-containing protein, which produces MLCDDCKEKPASVHITKIVNNQKTERHLCDSCAEKAGELSFSTEVNFAFQDFLKGMMGSSFAALPQHKSEAACPSCGLTYGDFGRSGKIGCGECYTVYGDRLEPLLRRIHGTSCHTGKVPRRGGGKLALRQRLRQLKGDLDRHVSREEYEQAARVRDEIKALEGRISAEKG
- a CDS encoding CtsR family transcriptional regulator is translated as MGNLADAIENFILSRLADEEKQVAVLRRNEMADELNCAPSQISYVLSTRFTVERGFIVESRRGSGGFVRIVRIPVRQIVYEDAARQLGEVARADELERTIERLRMYGMLSDREAGIMQHFFQASGDRLDAAEKVRILRSLLRRLTDFE
- a CDS encoding ATP-dependent Clp protease ATP-binding subunit; this encodes MLNRFTDRARKVLTLAQQEAGRLGHNYIGTEHLLLGLLAEGEGVAAKALGTLNINLDTVRAQVESTIGRGEEHNGEIAYTPRAKKVIELSVEEAQSLGHNYIGTEHLLLGLVREGEGVAAQVLTGMGIAIDQLRQRVIELLGGYALQGPTPQSHQHGPAPKAAGGKQQQTSTPTLEEFGRDINKLAAEGKIDPVIGRENEIERVIQILSRRTKNNPVLIGEPGVGKTAIAEGLAQRIIEGKVPETLRDKRVISLNMGSMVAGTKYRGEFEERLKKVMDEIRRAGNVVLFIDELHTLIGAGAAEGAIDAANILKPALARGELQAIGATTLNEYKKHIEKDAALERRFQPITVGEPSEEEAVAILKGLRDKYEAFHRAQITDEAIEAAVKLSHRYISDRFLPDKAIDLMDEASSRVRLKAYVPPADVKEIEQRLAKTRTEKEAAIAAQEYERAASLRDEEKKIQEELENKQKEWKQAGGERITVTGEDIAQVVASWTGIPVKKLAEEESERLLKLEEVLHQRVVGQHEAVEAVARAVRRARSGLKDPKRPIGSFIFLGPTGVGKTELARALAEALFGDENAMIRMDMSEYMEKHTVARLVGAPPGYVGYDEGGQLTDAVRRKPFSVILFDEIEKAHYDVFNILLQILEDGRLTDSHGRVVDFKNTVIIMTSNAGAKHLKDSGTVGFLAGTGEGKEAAKSRVMEEVRRTFRPEFLNRVDEIIVFSSLSDEELKEVVDIMLRSVAKRLKDNDLGLEVGDRAKTRLLAEGKDYAYGARPLRRAIQKMVEDAIAEMMLKREAAAGDTVVVDADDNGQLTFSKKS
- the tnpA gene encoding IS200/IS605 family transposase, translated to MDTQSLSHSKWRCKYHIVFAPKYRRQVIYGKIKADIGVILRKLCEYKGVEILEANACPDHIHMLVSIPPKISVAYFVGYLKGKSSLMIFDRHANLKYKYGNRQIWCRGYFVDTVGRNKEAIEKYIREQLQEDIVADQLSLKELIDPFTGEPVKRS